From a single Planctellipticum variicoloris genomic region:
- a CDS encoding tRNA modification GTPase, whose product MDLHLDDTIAALASAPGGAARGILRISGAGTAAALRMLSPDFAASPLASARRAESAPLDIHAPSIRTPIPGRVYWWPTKRSYTGEPLAELHLPGSTPLLEAVLGDLLQSSTGVRGARPGEFTLRAFLAGRMDLLQAEAVLGVIDAHDHRELQTALSQLGGGLSGQLGKLRHDLIELLADLEAGLDFIEEDIEFVSRAELTARVAVARHVVESLCEQAADRLQSRWRPRIVLAGLPNAGKSTLFNHLCGTDAAIVSAVEGTTRDFLIRPVSWQGLDFDLIDTAGWEATLEGIAAAAQWQRADQTNRADLLLWCTAADLDNDQRDAEEQLWLALADGSIPAIRLLTKADLAKSPPGVPEALPVSIHNEAGLAELAAKMTQKLTSSAARGPQWLGMTAARCRETLSATAAALARAEDVASQPTAGDELLAVELRDALDGLGQILGVVYSDDLLGRIFSKFCIGK is encoded by the coding sequence ATGGACCTCCACCTCGACGATACGATCGCTGCTCTCGCCTCCGCTCCGGGAGGCGCGGCCCGCGGTATTCTCCGCATCAGCGGGGCTGGGACCGCCGCCGCGTTGCGGATGCTCAGCCCCGATTTTGCCGCCTCCCCGCTCGCCAGCGCCCGGCGGGCGGAGAGCGCGCCGCTCGACATTCATGCCCCGTCGATTCGTACGCCGATCCCCGGACGCGTTTACTGGTGGCCCACGAAACGGAGCTACACCGGCGAGCCGCTGGCGGAGCTGCATCTGCCGGGCTCGACGCCCCTCCTTGAAGCGGTTCTCGGGGATCTGCTGCAGAGCTCGACCGGCGTCCGCGGCGCCCGCCCGGGCGAATTCACGCTCCGCGCATTCCTGGCGGGACGCATGGATCTCCTACAGGCCGAGGCGGTCCTCGGCGTGATCGACGCCCACGATCACCGCGAGCTCCAGACCGCCCTCTCCCAGCTCGGCGGAGGACTCTCAGGCCAGCTCGGAAAACTCCGGCACGATCTCATCGAGCTGCTCGCCGATCTCGAAGCCGGCCTGGATTTCATTGAAGAGGACATTGAATTCGTCAGCCGGGCCGAACTGACCGCCCGCGTGGCGGTCGCCCGCCATGTCGTCGAGTCCCTGTGCGAACAGGCGGCCGACCGCCTGCAATCCCGCTGGCGACCGCGGATCGTCCTCGCCGGACTCCCTAACGCCGGCAAGAGCACGCTCTTCAATCACCTCTGCGGGACGGACGCCGCGATCGTCTCGGCGGTGGAGGGGACGACGCGCGACTTCCTCATCCGCCCGGTGTCGTGGCAGGGGCTCGACTTCGACCTGATCGATACCGCCGGCTGGGAAGCGACGCTTGAAGGGATCGCCGCAGCGGCGCAATGGCAGCGGGCCGACCAGACCAATCGGGCCGACCTGCTCCTCTGGTGCACGGCCGCCGACCTCGACAACGACCAGCGCGACGCCGAAGAACAGCTCTGGCTGGCTCTGGCGGATGGGTCGATCCCGGCGATTCGCCTCCTCACCAAGGCCGATCTGGCAAAGTCCCCGCCCGGAGTTCCCGAGGCGCTTCCGGTCAGCATCCACAACGAAGCCGGGCTTGCCGAGCTCGCGGCGAAGATGACGCAGAAGCTGACTTCCTCAGCCGCCCGCGGCCCGCAGTGGCTCGGGATGACCGCCGCCCGCTGTCGCGAAACGCTCTCCGCTACCGCCGCCGCCCTCGCGCGCGCCGAGGATGTCGCGAGCCAGCCGACCGCCGGCGACGAACTGCTCGCCGTCGAGCTCCGCGACGCTCTCGACGGACTCGGCCAGATCCTCGGCGTCGTCTACTCCGACGATCTGCTGGGCCGCATCTTCAGCAAATTCTGCATCGGCAAATAG
- a CDS encoding DUF1501 domain-containing protein codes for MLPLSHEIARAATRRHFFQNCGVGLGAMALGSLLAGERPAAAADDANPLRPRQPPLPARAKHVIYLHMAGSPSQLDLFDHKPALKKYDGQPCPKEYLEGKRFAFIRGVPNMLASPFSFQKHGQAGIELSELWKHLPEVIDDVAVVKSLNTEQFNHAPAQLLLHTGTSLLGGASMGAWSTYGLGSENENLPGFVVLTSGGKTPDAGKSVWGSGFLPSVYQGVQCRSPGDPVLFLSNPAGLDRAGRRETLDALAQLNQFQAESFGDAETVTRIAQYELAFRMQMAVPEVMDISREPQHILDLYGAVPGFVPESDAAADPRVAYKGGDAAFANNCLLARRLVEAGVRFVQLYDWGWDHHGVSPGEDITNTLPIKIQQIDRALTGLIKDLKQRGLLDETLIVWGGEFGRTPMAQNSPKQPFVGRDHHPYAFTMLMAGGGVRGGQTYGQTDDIGYYITENPMTVRDLQAVILGQLGLDPWKLTYPWQGLDQRLIGVEGIAKAPPELVG; via the coding sequence ATGCTGCCGCTGTCTCACGAAATTGCGCGTGCCGCCACCCGCCGGCATTTCTTCCAGAACTGCGGCGTCGGTCTCGGCGCGATGGCCCTGGGGTCGCTGCTGGCCGGCGAGAGGCCGGCGGCTGCGGCAGACGATGCGAATCCGCTGCGGCCGCGACAGCCGCCGCTGCCGGCGCGGGCCAAGCATGTGATCTACCTGCACATGGCCGGCAGCCCGAGTCAGCTCGATCTGTTCGACCACAAGCCCGCCCTGAAGAAGTACGACGGCCAGCCCTGCCCGAAGGAATACCTGGAGGGCAAACGCTTCGCCTTCATCCGCGGCGTGCCGAACATGCTGGCTTCGCCCTTCTCGTTTCAGAAGCACGGGCAGGCGGGGATCGAGCTAAGCGAGTTGTGGAAGCATCTGCCGGAAGTCATCGACGACGTCGCCGTGGTGAAGTCACTCAATACCGAGCAGTTCAATCACGCTCCGGCTCAGCTCCTGCTTCATACGGGGACGTCGCTGCTGGGAGGCGCCTCGATGGGCGCCTGGTCGACGTACGGACTCGGTTCCGAGAACGAGAACCTCCCCGGTTTCGTGGTCCTGACCAGCGGCGGCAAGACTCCCGACGCCGGGAAGAGCGTCTGGGGGAGCGGCTTTCTGCCGTCGGTTTACCAGGGGGTCCAGTGTCGCTCGCCGGGCGATCCCGTGCTATTTCTTTCGAACCCGGCGGGGCTCGATCGAGCTGGCCGGCGGGAAACGCTCGACGCCCTGGCCCAATTGAATCAGTTTCAGGCGGAGTCTTTCGGCGACGCCGAAACCGTCACCCGGATCGCGCAATACGAGCTGGCATTTCGCATGCAGATGGCGGTCCCGGAGGTGATGGATATCTCGCGCGAACCGCAGCATATTCTCGATTTGTATGGCGCGGTGCCGGGCTTTGTTCCGGAGTCGGATGCGGCGGCCGATCCGCGCGTCGCCTACAAGGGGGGCGATGCCGCCTTCGCGAACAATTGCCTGCTGGCTCGTCGACTCGTCGAAGCGGGCGTCCGCTTTGTGCAGCTCTACGACTGGGGCTGGGACCACCACGGCGTCAGCCCCGGCGAAGACATCACCAATACGCTGCCGATCAAGATTCAGCAGATCGACCGCGCGCTGACGGGATTGATCAAGGATCTCAAGCAGCGCGGGCTGCTCGATGAAACCCTCATCGTCTGGGGGGGCGAATTCGGCCGGACGCCGATGGCACAGAACTCCCCCAAACAACCGTTCGTCGGCCGGGACCATCACCCGTATGCCTTCACCATGTTGATGGCGGGGGGAGGAGTCCGTGGCGGACAGACTTATGGTCAGACGGACGACATCGGCTACTACATCACCGAGAACCCGATGACCGTCCGCGACCTGCAGGCGGTCATCCTCGGCCAGCTCGGCCTCGACCCCTGGAAGCTGACGTACCCCTGGCAGGGCCTCGACCAGCGATTGATCGGGGTTGAAGGAATCGCCAAGGCTCCGCCGGAGCTGGTCGGGTAA
- a CDS encoding PSD1 and planctomycete cytochrome C domain-containing protein, translated as MKVPALLCRRLPLLLLLVAGLPPAFAAEPANAIDYLRDVKPILARYCFACHGPDEHAREANLRLDRRDGLLARIDDRSIVAPGHPESSELVRRILSTADDVRMPPASADKSLSPEQQRVLERWVAEGAKWQEHWSFVAPVKAVPPVVRQAEWPAGEIDRFVLARLEAEGLSPSPAAERHLLARRVALDLTGLPPSLERVRAFVSDESPDAYERLVDELLESPAYGERWARVWLDLARYADTKGYEKDRTRTIWRYRDWVIEAFNADMPYDQFTREQIAGDLLPDAMLEQRLATAFHRNTLCNDEGGTDNEEFRVAAVKDRLDTTFQVWMGLTIGCAKCHSHKYDPIAQREYYQAYAFLNQTEDNDEYDDRPLLPTPTVEQQQKQSELKVRIAELTRQFQSPTEELKAAAAAWEEEVRRRAGWSTLDFIETQAASGVKLVRQDDGSLLAAGEGPATESYTLTAEPQPQELTALRLEVRPHPALPRGGVGRSRNDGNFVLSGLSATLHHADGTASELKFAGAEADFAQQNYPVEHVLKNPDPKKHGWAVSPQQTQAHRAVFRLESRVPVPAGSRLVIRLDHKFEFSYPGFSIGRFRLGTTSDPAPGLNDDVPETIRTIVRLPVGERSAGQVRELLSYYAGISPITADQRKQIADAKQQLEAIPVPQTPVMKELPEDRRRTTHLHNRGNFLDPGDVVQAAVPGAFHPWPAEAPLNRLGLAQWLTDRQNPLTARVAVNRVWAQLFGTGLVETQEDFGSQGLPPSHPELLDWLAVDFMDRGWSFKKLCKTIVMSRTYQQSSTVSAELRERDRFNHLLARGPRFRLEAEMIRDTTLAATGLLSSKRLGPSVMPYQPEGIWKSTYSTDKWETSPGEDRHRRGLYTFIKRTSPYPAMTTFDAPSRELCTVRRISTNTPLQALVTLNDQVYIEAAQHLARRMIAEGGETLETRVAFALERTLLRPAQPREMRVLAELYQKRLQHYRTAPEEAGKFATDPLGPAPAGADVAELAALTAVCNVILNLDEFLTRS; from the coding sequence ATGAAAGTTCCGGCCCTGCTCTGTCGTCGACTTCCGCTTCTTCTCCTTCTCGTCGCCGGACTGCCGCCCGCGTTCGCCGCGGAACCGGCGAACGCCATCGACTACCTGCGCGACGTCAAACCGATCCTTGCCCGCTACTGCTTCGCCTGCCACGGTCCCGACGAGCACGCCCGCGAGGCGAATCTGCGGCTGGACCGGCGCGACGGCCTCCTGGCGCGCATCGACGACCGATCGATCGTCGCTCCCGGACATCCCGAATCCAGCGAGCTGGTCCGCCGGATTCTCAGCACCGCCGATGACGTCCGCATGCCGCCGGCATCGGCCGATAAGTCGCTGTCGCCGGAGCAGCAGCGGGTTCTGGAGCGCTGGGTGGCTGAAGGCGCGAAGTGGCAGGAGCACTGGTCGTTCGTCGCTCCGGTCAAAGCCGTCCCTCCTGTCGTTCGACAGGCGGAGTGGCCCGCCGGGGAAATCGATCGCTTCGTCCTGGCCCGCCTGGAAGCCGAAGGACTTTCCCCCTCGCCCGCTGCCGAAAGACACCTGCTGGCGCGGCGGGTGGCGCTCGACCTGACGGGTCTGCCGCCGTCGCTCGAACGGGTCCGGGCGTTTGTGTCCGACGAGTCCCCGGACGCCTACGAGCGGCTGGTTGACGAATTGCTGGAGTCCCCGGCCTACGGCGAGCGCTGGGCGCGCGTCTGGCTGGATCTGGCCCGCTACGCCGATACCAAGGGCTACGAAAAGGACCGTACGCGGACGATCTGGCGCTACCGGGACTGGGTCATCGAAGCCTTCAATGCCGACATGCCTTACGACCAGTTCACCCGCGAGCAGATCGCCGGCGACCTGCTCCCCGATGCAATGCTGGAGCAGCGGCTGGCGACGGCGTTTCATCGCAACACGCTCTGCAACGACGAAGGGGGAACCGACAACGAAGAGTTCCGGGTCGCCGCGGTGAAGGACCGGCTGGATACGACCTTTCAGGTCTGGATGGGGCTGACGATCGGCTGCGCCAAGTGTCACAGCCACAAGTACGACCCGATCGCCCAGCGCGAGTATTACCAGGCCTACGCTTTTCTCAATCAGACGGAAGACAACGACGAATACGACGACCGTCCCCTCTTGCCGACGCCGACGGTCGAACAACAGCAGAAACAGTCCGAATTGAAAGTCCGAATTGCCGAGCTGACGCGGCAATTTCAGTCTCCGACTGAGGAATTGAAAGCCGCTGCAGCGGCGTGGGAAGAGGAAGTCCGGCGGCGCGCGGGCTGGTCGACCCTCGACTTCATCGAGACACAGGCGGCCAGCGGCGTGAAGCTGGTCCGGCAGGACGATGGCTCGCTGCTGGCGGCGGGCGAGGGACCCGCCACGGAATCGTATACGCTCACCGCGGAGCCGCAGCCGCAGGAACTGACGGCCCTCCGCCTCGAAGTCCGGCCCCATCCTGCGCTGCCTCGCGGCGGCGTCGGCCGCTCCCGAAACGACGGCAACTTCGTGCTGTCCGGTCTGTCGGCCACGCTCCATCACGCGGATGGAACCGCCTCGGAGCTGAAATTCGCCGGCGCCGAGGCGGACTTTGCACAGCAGAATTACCCGGTGGAGCACGTGCTGAAGAATCCCGATCCGAAGAAGCACGGATGGGCGGTCTCGCCGCAGCAGACGCAGGCGCATCGAGCGGTCTTTCGACTGGAGTCGAGAGTCCCCGTCCCGGCCGGCAGTCGACTCGTCATCCGGCTCGACCACAAGTTCGAATTCAGCTATCCCGGTTTCAGCATCGGCCGCTTCCGACTCGGGACGACGTCAGACCCCGCTCCGGGGCTGAACGACGATGTCCCGGAAACGATTCGCACGATCGTCCGTCTCCCCGTCGGCGAGCGTTCGGCGGGGCAGGTCCGGGAGCTGCTCAGCTACTACGCCGGGATTTCGCCAATCACCGCCGACCAGCGGAAGCAGATTGCCGACGCCAAACAGCAACTGGAGGCGATTCCCGTCCCGCAGACGCCGGTCATGAAAGAACTGCCGGAGGACCGACGCCGCACGACGCACCTCCACAACCGCGGCAATTTCCTCGACCCCGGCGACGTCGTCCAGGCCGCCGTTCCCGGCGCATTTCATCCCTGGCCCGCGGAAGCGCCGCTCAACCGGCTCGGTCTGGCGCAATGGCTCACGGACCGGCAGAACCCGTTGACTGCCCGCGTCGCCGTCAACCGCGTCTGGGCGCAACTTTTCGGGACCGGGCTGGTGGAGACTCAGGAAGACTTCGGTTCACAGGGGCTCCCCCCTTCGCATCCGGAGCTGCTCGACTGGTTGGCAGTCGATTTCATGGACCGCGGCTGGTCGTTCAAGAAGCTCTGCAAGACGATTGTGATGTCGAGAACGTATCAGCAGTCGTCGACAGTCTCGGCGGAGCTTCGCGAGCGGGACCGCTTCAACCACCTGCTGGCCCGCGGCCCGCGGTTCCGGCTGGAGGCTGAAATGATCCGCGATACGACGCTGGCGGCGACGGGCCTGCTAAGCTCCAAACGCCTCGGCCCCTCGGTCATGCCTTACCAGCCCGAGGGCATCTGGAAATCGACCTACAGCACCGACAAGTGGGAAACCAGCCCCGGCGAAGACCGCCACCGCCGCGGGCTTTACACCTTTATCAAGCGGACGTCTCCCTATCCCGCGATGACCACGTTCGACGCCCCCAGCCGCGAGCTCTGCACGGTGCGACGGATCAGCACGAATACGCCGCTGCAGGCGCTGGTGACGCTGAACGATCAGGTCTACATCGAAGCGGCGCAGCACCTGGCGCGCCGGATGATCGCCGAGGGGGGCGAGACTCTCGAAACCCGCGTCGCGTTCGCCCTGGAGCGGACGCTGCTCCGCCCGGCTCAGCCCCGCGAGATGCGGGTGCTGGCGGAGCTGTACCAGAAACGGCTGCAGCACTATCGAACCGCTCCGGAGGAAGCCGGAAAGTTCGCCACCGATCCGCTCGGCCCAGCTCCGGCGGGTGCGGACGTCGCCGAACTGGCCGCCCTGACGGCGGTCTGCAACGTGATTCTGAATCTCGACGAGTTTCTGACGCGAAGTTAG
- a CDS encoding XylR family transcriptional regulator gives MPADAKRRVAVLIESSRAYGRALIEGIGRYARQQAQWTIDFEPRGLEEGPPRWLRKWRGDGILVRVDHPAMAKAVMALGVPVIDLRGNLSVDGLPLIIVDNTAIGRLAYEHLADQGLKEFAFCGVPSALKLFSAERGEAFLAVAESHGRPCRIFEPRPRTTDREQDHAQLAAWLAELPKPVGILACFDDRAFELLELCRKLQLRVPEDVAVVGVDNDPVLCQMADPPLSSIDPDGNRVGYEAALRLDRWMQGDPPPQERLVIPPRGLIPRRSSDALAIDEPDIAEAIRYVRAHACEGMLVEEILQHLPISRSMLERSFKKYLGRTPKAEILRLQILRARELLADRSLSLRDIARLTGFRSEKYFNDAFHRQTGERPGAFRRGLR, from the coding sequence GTGCCTGCTGACGCCAAACGACGGGTCGCCGTGCTGATCGAATCGTCGCGAGCCTACGGTCGCGCGCTGATCGAGGGGATCGGACGCTATGCGCGGCAGCAGGCGCAGTGGACGATCGACTTCGAGCCGCGGGGGCTGGAAGAGGGGCCGCCCCGCTGGCTGAGGAAATGGCGCGGCGACGGGATTCTCGTCCGGGTCGATCATCCCGCGATGGCGAAGGCGGTCATGGCGCTCGGGGTGCCGGTCATCGACCTGCGCGGCAACCTGTCGGTGGACGGCCTGCCGCTGATCATTGTCGACAACACGGCCATCGGGCGGCTGGCGTACGAGCACCTCGCCGATCAGGGGCTGAAGGAGTTCGCGTTCTGCGGCGTGCCGTCGGCGCTGAAGCTGTTCAGCGCCGAACGGGGCGAAGCGTTCCTGGCCGTCGCGGAGTCGCACGGTCGTCCCTGCCGGATCTTTGAGCCGCGGCCGCGCACGACCGATCGGGAGCAGGACCATGCTCAACTGGCGGCGTGGCTGGCGGAACTGCCGAAGCCGGTCGGCATTCTGGCGTGTTTCGACGATCGGGCCTTCGAGCTGCTGGAGCTCTGCCGGAAGCTGCAGCTCCGCGTCCCCGAAGACGTGGCGGTGGTCGGCGTCGACAACGATCCGGTCCTGTGCCAGATGGCCGATCCGCCGTTGAGCAGCATCGACCCGGACGGAAATCGCGTCGGGTACGAAGCGGCGTTGCGGCTGGATCGCTGGATGCAGGGGGATCCTCCGCCGCAGGAACGCCTGGTCATTCCGCCGCGGGGTCTGATTCCGCGGCGGTCGTCGGATGCGCTGGCGATCGACGAGCCCGATATCGCCGAAGCGATTCGCTATGTCCGAGCCCACGCCTGCGAGGGGATGCTGGTCGAGGAGATTCTGCAGCACCTGCCGATCTCCCGCAGCATGCTGGAGCGGTCCTTCAAAAAGTATCTGGGCCGGACGCCGAAGGCGGAGATTCTGCGGCTGCAGATTCTGCGTGCACGGGAATTGCTGGCCGACCGGTCGCTGTCGTTGCGGGACATCGCCCGGCTGACCGGCTTTCGGTCGGAGAAGTATTTCAACGATGCCTTTCACCGCCAGACCGGCGAACGGCCGGGGGCGTTCCGCCGCGGATTGCGCTGA
- the glmM gene encoding phosphoglucosamine mutase: MSQRILSISGLRGLVGDGLDPEYVTHFAASLGTMYQGGTVILSRDGRGTGEMLRHAVLAGLLGTGCRVLDLGIASTPTCGVMVQHLGAAGGLQLTASHNPIEWNGLKPFSPLGGVFDQALGQQLLAQLEQPPSYRPWDGLGSVELLPHPSAVHLDKVLRLVDGERIRQRRFKVVLDCNHGSGAVFGPRLLETLGCDVVVMGGSPDGQFAHPAEPLADNLSTLMDAVRHNGADVGFAQDPDADRLAIVDNTGRYIGEELTLALCVDLILARTPGPVVVNGSTSRVTADLAAKYGCAFHRSHVGEANVVSKMREVAAVIGGEGNGGVIEPQVGFVRDSFVSMAYVLDGLAGRRTALSDWVDELPQYTIIKDKLHCPRERVAAACAALKQAYADATVSEGDGLRLDWPDRWVQVRASNTEPIIRVIAEAPDGTLARSLCAEAVELAKRAVR; this comes from the coding sequence ATGTCACAACGCATTCTCAGCATCTCCGGTCTGCGGGGCCTCGTCGGCGACGGCCTCGATCCCGAATACGTCACGCATTTCGCCGCCTCCCTGGGAACGATGTATCAAGGAGGGACGGTGATCCTGTCGCGCGATGGCCGCGGCACCGGTGAAATGCTGCGGCACGCCGTCCTCGCCGGCCTGCTGGGAACGGGCTGTCGCGTGCTGGACCTGGGCATCGCCAGCACGCCGACGTGCGGCGTGATGGTCCAGCACCTCGGCGCCGCCGGCGGACTTCAGCTCACCGCCAGCCACAATCCCATCGAATGGAACGGCCTCAAGCCCTTCTCACCCCTCGGCGGCGTCTTCGACCAGGCGCTGGGGCAGCAGCTCCTCGCTCAACTCGAACAGCCCCCGTCCTACCGCCCGTGGGACGGCCTCGGCTCGGTCGAGCTGTTGCCCCATCCCTCGGCAGTTCATCTCGACAAGGTGCTGCGGCTGGTGGACGGCGAACGCATCCGCCAACGGCGGTTCAAAGTCGTCCTGGACTGCAATCACGGCTCGGGCGCCGTCTTCGGTCCGCGGCTGCTGGAAACGCTCGGCTGCGACGTCGTCGTCATGGGAGGGAGCCCCGACGGTCAATTCGCCCATCCCGCCGAGCCCTTGGCGGACAATCTCTCGACGCTGATGGACGCCGTCCGCCACAACGGCGCCGACGTCGGCTTCGCCCAAGACCCGGACGCCGACCGGCTGGCGATCGTCGACAATACCGGTCGCTACATCGGCGAGGAGCTGACGCTGGCGCTCTGCGTCGACCTGATCCTCGCCCGCACGCCCGGCCCCGTCGTCGTCAACGGCTCCACGAGCCGCGTGACCGCGGATCTTGCCGCCAAATACGGCTGCGCATTTCACCGCTCCCACGTCGGCGAAGCCAACGTCGTCAGCAAGATGCGCGAGGTCGCCGCCGTGATCGGCGGAGAAGGGAACGGCGGCGTCATCGAGCCGCAGGTCGGCTTCGTCCGCGACAGCTTCGTCTCGATGGCCTACGTCCTCGACGGACTCGCCGGCCGGCGGACGGCGCTCTCCGACTGGGTCGACGAACTTCCGCAGTACACGATCATCAAGGATAAGCTCCACTGCCCCCGCGAACGGGTCGCAGCGGCCTGCGCGGCCCTCAAACAGGCCTATGCCGACGCGACGGTTTCCGAAGGCGACGGCCTGCGGCTCGACTGGCCCGATCGGTGGGTGCAGGTCCGCGCGAGCAACACCGAGCCGATCATCCGCGTCATCGCCGAAGCCCCCGACGGGACGCTGGCCCGGAGCCTGTGTGCTGAGGCGGTGGAGCTCGCGAAACGGGCGGTGCGGTAG
- a CDS encoding lysophospholipid acyltransferase family protein, protein MTRDNSDEPDDLPDPLERNLLWRTLQVILQNVLCFWLGYRARGMENIPPSGGGLMVVNHQSFLDPVLVGLPLRRPISFVARDSLFRVPVLGWVLNNMYAIPINREAASTASLRESIRRLKQGFLVGIFPEGTRTTDGCVGELKPGFLALMRRSKQPVYPIGISGAFEALPRGSFMLWPRRVRVIYGEPISAETIESYGRDDEGLLTVVRLRLIACHRAAEDWRLGREAAEV, encoded by the coding sequence ATGACCCGCGACAACTCCGACGAACCGGATGACCTGCCCGACCCGCTGGAGCGGAATCTCCTCTGGCGGACGCTGCAGGTCATTCTGCAGAACGTGTTGTGCTTCTGGCTGGGGTATCGCGCCCGCGGGATGGAAAATATTCCCCCGTCCGGCGGCGGGCTGATGGTCGTCAACCACCAGAGTTTCCTCGATCCCGTGCTGGTCGGGCTGCCTCTCCGGCGACCGATCAGCTTCGTGGCCCGCGACAGTTTGTTCAGAGTTCCGGTGCTGGGCTGGGTGCTGAACAACATGTATGCAATTCCGATCAATCGCGAAGCCGCCAGCACCGCCAGTCTGAGGGAGTCGATCCGGCGACTGAAGCAGGGCTTCCTGGTCGGCATTTTTCCCGAGGGAACCCGCACGACCGACGGATGCGTCGGCGAACTGAAACCCGGCTTCCTGGCCTTGATGCGGCGCTCGAAGCAACCGGTCTATCCCATCGGCATCTCCGGCGCATTTGAAGCACTGCCACGCGGCAGTTTCATGCTCTGGCCACGCCGGGTCCGCGTGATCTACGGGGAGCCGATCTCCGCCGAGACGATTGAAAGTTACGGTCGCGACGACGAGGGCCTGCTGACGGTCGTCCGTCTGCGACTGATCGCCTGCCACCGTGCCGCCGAAGACTGGCGGCTGGGACGCGAAGCTGCGGAAGTATGA
- a CDS encoding formyltetrahydrofolate deformylase — protein sequence MQVVITAVGPDNRGLADPIVHYVATAGANIFEIQMFDHDSKLFSMFLRIDWPEEVSSVDTLRDAMLAIGLEKNLSIRTWSRDERTTPPRLAICTTFRPETSLALLRSIRDGRMRATPAVMIGNRNSCRGVAEQFGVPWHNVGDERGEPDNELMIQLFDEYEVDYIILARYMRVLPAGTCWRFAGRIINLHHGLLPPFPGFRPYEDAFEHRMLTYGATAHFIIPELDAGNQIIHQSTFTVLPGTPLEVIKRRGETDNEPNCLVEGVRRVIDRDVELHFHRVIRRTPEAT from the coding sequence ATGCAGGTCGTCATCACCGCCGTCGGTCCCGACAATCGAGGACTGGCCGATCCGATCGTCCACTACGTGGCGACCGCCGGGGCGAACATCTTCGAAATCCAGATGTTCGATCACGATTCGAAGCTGTTTTCCATGTTTCTGCGGATCGACTGGCCCGAGGAAGTTTCCTCCGTCGATACGCTGCGCGACGCGATGCTCGCCATCGGTCTGGAGAAGAACCTTTCGATCCGCACCTGGTCCCGCGACGAACGGACCACGCCGCCGCGCCTGGCGATCTGCACAACCTTTCGCCCGGAAACGTCTCTGGCGCTGCTCCGTTCAATCCGCGACGGTCGCATGCGGGCGACCCCCGCCGTGATGATCGGCAATCGTAACTCCTGCCGGGGAGTCGCCGAGCAGTTCGGCGTCCCCTGGCACAACGTCGGCGACGAACGGGGCGAACCCGACAACGAACTGATGATCCAGCTCTTCGACGAGTACGAAGTCGATTACATCATCCTCGCCCGCTACATGCGCGTCCTTCCCGCCGGCACCTGCTGGCGGTTCGCGGGCCGGATCATCAATCTGCATCACGGGCTGCTCCCTCCGTTCCCCGGTTTCCGCCCGTACGAAGACGCCTTCGAGCATCGGATGCTGACTTACGGCGCGACGGCTCACTTTATTATTCCGGAGCTGGACGCCGGCAATCAGATCATTCACCAGAGCACGTTCACCGTGCTGCCGGGAACTCCGCTGGAAGTCATCAAACGCCGCGGCGAGACTGACAACGAACCCAACTGCCTGGTCGAAGGAGTCCGCCGGGTGATCGACCGTGATGTCGAGCTCCACTTTCATCGCGTCATCCGCCGGACGCCGGAGGCGACATGA